One window of Nostoc sp. C052 genomic DNA carries:
- a CDS encoding type II toxin-antitoxin system PemK/MazF family toxin — translation MVDITQGDVLLCDLNPVIGTEQAGIRPVVVVQIDRANAVSPHTIIAPFTSKIRRAILPSHVFVPAGIGGLSQDSVVLCEQLRVVDKSRIIRVIGHLDDNYLDELQ, via the coding sequence GTGGTAGATATCACACAGGGAGATGTGCTTTTGTGTGATCTCAATCCTGTTATTGGTACAGAACAAGCAGGCATTAGACCTGTTGTAGTGGTACAAATTGACCGGGCAAATGCTGTTAGTCCTCATACCATTATTGCACCATTCACCTCAAAAATTAGACGCGCTATTTTACCCTCCCATGTGTTTGTACCTGCTGGTATTGGTGGTTTAAGCCAAGATTCTGTTGTCCTTTGTGAGCAACTTCGGGTTGTTGATAAATCAAGAATTATCAGAGTGATTGGTCATTTGGATGATAATTATTTAGATGAATTGCAATAA
- a CDS encoding chemotaxis protein CheW: MLLLNIGNERYAIESRQVVEVIPLVVLKSLPHQPEHIAGVFNYRGRIVPVIDLCQLMRGKPSSEYLSTRIVLVNYWGSNNAELKAPYILGLMTEQVVETLHQSESEFVDPNIQIDTAPYLGKMIVDDQGMIQCLRIEYLLSEAQQVNLLPESHHNTRF, encoded by the coding sequence ATGCTACTTCTCAACATTGGAAATGAGCGATATGCCATAGAAAGCCGACAGGTTGTAGAAGTAATACCACTTGTTGTACTCAAAAGTTTGCCCCACCAGCCTGAGCATATCGCTGGTGTTTTTAACTATCGGGGGCGCATTGTACCAGTAATAGATTTATGTCAGTTGATGCGTGGTAAACCTTCCAGTGAGTACCTGAGTACTAGGATTGTATTAGTCAATTATTGGGGGAGTAATAATGCAGAACTTAAGGCTCCTTATATTTTGGGTTTGATGACAGAACAAGTTGTAGAAACATTACACCAGTCTGAGTCTGAATTTGTTGATCCCAATATCCAGATAGATACAGCGCCATATTTGGGCAAAATGATTGTTGATGATCAAGGGATGATTCAGTGTCTTCGCATTGAGTACTTGTTGTCAGAAGCACAGCAAGTCAATCTCTTGCCAGAAAGTCATCACAATACTAGATTTTAG
- a CDS encoding protein-glutamate O-methyltransferase CheR translates to MAQSVIEALLKSKIGLDANSIGADAIASAIYQRMADCGITDIAHYLGKLQVSTQEWEALIDIVIVPETWFFREPDSFAFLKHYVLSEWLPKNPQGVLRVLSVPCATGEEPYSIAIALLEAGLNSTNIHIDAVDVSNKCLLKAQRAIYSQYSFRGNSQSFQECYFQATEAGYHLCEQVKSMVNFINGNLADPAFLADTPLYDVVFCRNLLIYFDVTTKERTIQVLERLLREEGLLFVGHAETWLLFKTQLISVRQNSVVAHRKSTGGENVRKNHHLNPHRQGFTGKNIDVLNKRQLPKKNRSKFVVQERLNVAPQNPILPIELKVNLLETARALADEGRLDEAVKLCNDYLNQNQVSTEAYLLLGQVQQAMAQNERAAQSFQKAIYLQPTHEEALTHLALLKEHQGNADSANLLWQRIHRLTKDKQF, encoded by the coding sequence ATGGCACAATCTGTTATTGAAGCTTTACTAAAAAGCAAGATTGGTTTGGATGCAAATTCTATTGGTGCTGATGCGATCGCTAGTGCAATTTATCAACGTATGGCAGATTGCGGCATAACGGATATTGCTCACTATCTGGGGAAGTTACAGGTATCTACCCAGGAATGGGAAGCACTGATTGACATTGTAATTGTTCCAGAAACTTGGTTTTTTCGAGAACCAGATTCCTTTGCATTTCTGAAGCATTACGTATTATCTGAATGGTTGCCAAAAAATCCCCAGGGCGTACTGCGGGTTTTGAGTGTACCATGTGCAACGGGTGAAGAACCATATTCTATTGCGATCGCTCTTTTGGAAGCAGGATTAAATTCGACAAACATTCATATCGATGCTGTTGATGTTAGCAATAAGTGCCTACTAAAAGCCCAACGAGCAATCTACAGTCAATACTCGTTTCGTGGCAATAGCCAATCGTTTCAAGAGTGCTATTTTCAGGCAACTGAGGCAGGATATCACCTGTGCGAACAGGTGAAAAGTATGGTGAATTTTATTAATGGCAACTTGGCAGATCCAGCTTTTCTTGCTGACACGCCACTTTATGATGTAGTCTTTTGCCGTAATCTGTTGATTTATTTCGATGTGACAACAAAAGAGCGCACGATTCAAGTCTTAGAAAGATTGCTAAGGGAAGAAGGCTTGCTATTTGTGGGACACGCTGAAACTTGGTTATTGTTTAAAACTCAATTGATCTCAGTTCGTCAAAATTCAGTAGTTGCTCATAGAAAGTCCACAGGGGGCGAAAATGTTCGCAAAAATCATCATCTAAATCCTCATAGACAAGGCTTCACAGGCAAAAATATAGATGTTCTCAACAAGCGACAACTACCGAAAAAAAACCGTTCCAAGTTTGTGGTCCAAGAGAGGTTAAATGTTGCTCCTCAGAATCCGATATTGCCAATAGAACTAAAAGTAAATTTGTTAGAAACAGCTAGAGCTTTAGCCGATGAAGGTCGATTAGATGAGGCGGTTAAACTATGCAACGACTATCTCAACCAAAATCAAGTGAGTACTGAAGCATATCTTTTACTAGGACAGGTGCAGCAAGCGATGGCACAAAATGAGCGGGCGGCACAATCTTTTCAAAAAGCAATTTATTTACAACCGACTCACGAAGAGGCGCTGACTCATCTGGCATTACTCAAAGAACATCAAGGAAATGCGGATAGTGCTAATCTTCTCTGGCAACGAATTCACCGATTAACGAAAGATAAGCAGTTCTGA
- a CDS encoding methyl-accepting chemotaxis protein yields the protein MNAFYSSRGTVGYPMFKNMTLQTRLIASFLFMGLIVLIMALLGWFTTNELNQYINILQKDNIPSVSGIWKINEGQTQIQSAERLLFDPEVTVTERQGAITQIQDAWKQINEGIKQYEATPLTEQEKKEYDLLKDQLDVWKQAHEKLLDIEQQFNQIGARNPWKKQIELIRQGKEKSANFATIQAAIELRTRMDSEGANKEEPLFKITDEQADKLLKLNEGYISDLQKEVEQNVARSIFWICVGIFIGPTTAIILGVVIARQVASQIISQIMGVVGLAEQISTGNLTTQVKADPNSKDEMNRLLTAFQTMTQSLNTLIRQVQHSGIQVTTSATQIAASGKQLEGTLTEQIASTNEVTAASKEISATSRELVSAMEQVATISQITTTAANDSQKDIVRMETTMRQLAEATNAIAARLGVISEKANNINTIVVTITKVADQTNLLSLNAAIEAEKAGEYGLGFAVVAREIRRLADQTAVATLDIEQMVKQMQSSVSTGVMEMDKFAAEVGRSIEDVGSINTQVGQIIQQVQDLNPRFEFVNQGMETQSVGAQQISEAMVQLSSTSVQSADSLREINHAIAQLNQVAQGLRQEIARFQVKTEDVIPLIHQLS from the coding sequence ATGAACGCGTTTTACAGCAGCAGAGGAACAGTAGGATACCCAATGTTCAAGAACATGACCTTGCAAACACGGTTGATCGCTTCATTTTTATTCATGGGATTGATCGTACTCATAATGGCCTTGCTGGGATGGTTCACCACCAACGAGTTAAATCAGTACATTAACATACTACAGAAAGATAACATCCCCAGTGTGTCTGGGATATGGAAGATTAACGAAGGTCAGACACAAATTCAATCGGCAGAACGGTTACTATTTGATCCTGAAGTCACTGTTACTGAAAGACAGGGTGCAATAACTCAAATTCAGGATGCTTGGAAACAGATTAACGAAGGTATTAAACAGTACGAAGCAACGCCATTAACTGAACAAGAAAAAAAAGAATATGACTTACTTAAAGATCAACTGGATGTCTGGAAGCAAGCCCATGAGAAACTATTAGATATTGAGCAACAATTCAATCAAATTGGCGCTCGTAATCCTTGGAAAAAACAAATTGAATTAATCCGTCAAGGAAAAGAAAAATCAGCGAATTTTGCCACTATTCAAGCGGCTATTGAATTACGTACTCGCATGGATTCTGAGGGAGCAAATAAGGAGGAACCTTTATTTAAAATAACTGACGAGCAAGCCGACAAACTTTTAAAACTTAATGAAGGTTACATATCAGATTTACAAAAAGAAGTCGAACAGAATGTAGCTCGCAGCATTTTCTGGATTTGTGTAGGAATTTTCATTGGCCCCACAACTGCGATTATTTTGGGGGTTGTAATCGCAAGGCAAGTTGCATCGCAGATTATTAGTCAGATTATGGGTGTGGTTGGGCTTGCAGAACAAATTTCCACGGGGAACTTAACAACTCAGGTCAAGGCTGACCCCAACAGCAAAGATGAAATGAATAGACTTTTAACTGCTTTCCAAACCATGACTCAGAGTCTCAACACTTTGATTCGTCAAGTACAGCATTCAGGCATTCAAGTAACTACTTCAGCGACTCAAATAGCAGCTTCGGGTAAACAATTAGAAGGGACGCTCACGGAGCAGATAGCTTCTACTAATGAGGTAACTGCTGCTAGCAAAGAAATTTCCGCCACCTCTAGGGAATTAGTAAGTGCAATGGAACAAGTTGCGACTATTTCCCAAATCACGACGACAGCAGCGAATGATAGTCAAAAAGATATAGTGCGGATGGAAACCACTATGCGCCAGTTAGCAGAAGCCACGAATGCGATCGCTGCTCGATTGGGAGTAATTAGCGAAAAGGCAAACAACATTAATACTATTGTTGTCACAATTACCAAGGTGGCAGACCAAACGAATCTGCTATCGTTAAATGCGGCGATCGAAGCCGAAAAAGCTGGAGAGTATGGCTTGGGCTTTGCTGTCGTTGCTAGAGAAATTCGCCGATTAGCAGATCAAACCGCCGTTGCTACTCTCGACATTGAGCAGATGGTGAAGCAGATGCAATCGTCAGTCTCTACAGGTGTGATGGAGATGGACAAGTTTGCGGCAGAAGTAGGGCGGAGTATAGAAGATGTTGGCAGCATCAATACACAGGTTGGGCAAATTATACAGCAAGTGCAAGACCTGAATCCGCGATTTGAGTTTGTCAACCAGGGTATGGAAACCCAATCTGTGGGAGCGCAACAAATTAGTGAGGCGATGGTGCAGTTGAGCAGTACCTCCGTGCAAAGTGCGGATTCCTTGCGGGAAATTAATCATGCTATAGCCCAACTCAACCAAGTGGCACAGGGATTGCGTCAAGAGATTGCCCGCTTTCAGGTGAAAACAGAAGACGTTATACCCCTAATTCACCAACTCTCTTGA
- a CDS encoding chemotaxis protein CheW encodes MNPATPLNIERCWNFIGIEGDRSCPQLATYTHCRNCPVYSTAGRYLLERSIPEDYRHQWTELLAKSRTNENSQISHALRTTQMTVVIFRLQREWLALSAQIFKEISPASMVHTIPHRSNQILRGLVSIRGELRLCISLSDLLNLEAADTAVQTLSPVVYSRMVVLEKADKTWVFGVDELYGVHRFHRDELQDAPKSLTQTYTKGLFHWQPGGLQMECSHSVSYLDDELLFTTLARKVL; translated from the coding sequence ATGAACCCCGCTACGCCATTAAATATTGAACGTTGTTGGAATTTTATCGGCATTGAGGGCGATCGCTCCTGTCCCCAATTAGCCACCTATACCCATTGCCGCAATTGTCCCGTTTACTCTACTGCTGGACGCTATTTGCTAGAGCGCTCCATACCTGAAGATTATCGCCATCAGTGGACTGAGTTACTGGCTAAATCTAGAACTAATGAAAATTCCCAGATATCCCATGCTTTACGCACAACTCAAATGACGGTTGTGATTTTTCGTCTGCAACGGGAATGGCTGGCACTTTCTGCCCAAATCTTCAAAGAAATTTCTCCTGCGAGTATGGTTCATACCATACCGCATCGCAGCAACCAAATCTTACGGGGATTGGTAAGTATCCGAGGCGAATTGCGATTGTGTATCTCTTTGAGCGATTTGTTGAATCTTGAAGCTGCCGATACAGCAGTACAAACGCTTAGTCCAGTGGTGTATTCGCGTATGGTGGTGCTGGAAAAAGCAGATAAAACTTGGGTGTTTGGTGTAGATGAACTTTATGGAGTACACCGATTTCACCGGGATGAATTACAAGATGCACCTAAGAGTCTGACTCAAACTTATACAAAAGGATTATTTCACTGGCAACCTGGCGGATTGCAAATGGAGTGTTCGCACAGTGTCAGCTATTTGGATGATGAATTGTTATTCACCACCTTAGCTAGGAAGGTGCTGTGA
- a CDS encoding hybrid sensor histidine kinase/response regulator translates to MLEEFDVSNLSLLDLFNMEVKTQVVVLNDCLLALETKPDPQPELAALMRAAHCIKGAARIVQIDPVVNLAHVMEDCFVAAQEGKVTLTADRIDVLLQGVDILLRIAETFTANPNLQMLENIGIQSLVSAIANILTPETTSTEIHPLVTTAQLEDNQQTTLISPSPLEELGITQNRAVRMSTENLNRLMGLAGESLVEANLLEPFANSLLKLRKNQGELSNLLEKLQDLLGNYHLDRQIKETLSATHQKANECYQMMSDRQNELEQFSQRSANLAQRLYQEVIATRMCSFADGGQGFPRMVRDLARQLGKRVKLEIFGKSTLVDRDILERLEAPLTHILRNAIDHGIETPHERLAAGKPEEGIIRIEVTHRAGMLFISVADDGRGIDIEFLRQVVISKQLTNPEMAAQLTEVELMEFLFLPGFSTTQTVTEISGRGVGLDIAHSTVREVGGTLRAVSVLGRGMTFHLQLPLTLSVIRTLLVEIAGEPYAFGLTRIEQVLILSKSKIAVSENRPFFVINNQPVELILASQVLELASPAVNIESLSVIVISDRLNRYGLVVDRFLGECNLVVRPLDPRLGKVPNISAAALMDDGSPVLIVDVEDLVRSIAKVFSSGQLSQVNQSAHQAVTKTYKRVLVVDDSITVREMERKLLENNGYKAEVAVNGIDGWNAIRSGDYDLVVTDIDMPRMNGFELTSQIKTHAKLKQIPVIIVSYKDREEDRLQGLEAGADYYLTKSSFHDDTLLKAVIDLIGEA, encoded by the coding sequence ATGTTAGAGGAATTTGATGTCAGCAATCTTTCCTTGCTGGATTTATTCAACATGGAAGTAAAAACCCAAGTTGTGGTATTGAATGATTGTCTGTTGGCGCTGGAGACGAAACCAGATCCCCAACCAGAACTAGCAGCCTTAATGCGGGCAGCCCATTGCATCAAAGGCGCTGCCCGAATTGTCCAAATCGATCCGGTTGTCAACCTTGCCCACGTCATGGAAGACTGCTTTGTGGCGGCTCAAGAGGGAAAAGTTACCTTAACTGCCGATCGCATTGATGTATTGTTGCAAGGGGTAGATATCCTCCTGCGTATAGCGGAAACGTTTACAGCTAACCCAAATTTGCAGATGTTAGAAAATATCGGCATTCAATCGTTGGTGAGTGCGATCGCTAATATCCTAACTCCAGAAACAACCTCTACAGAAATTCATCCCCTAGTAACAACAGCGCAGTTAGAAGACAACCAACAGACAACCCTTATTTCCCCATCCCCATTAGAAGAACTGGGCATTACCCAAAATCGGGCGGTGCGAATGAGTACTGAAAATCTGAATCGCTTGATGGGTTTAGCTGGAGAGTCTTTAGTTGAGGCGAATTTATTAGAACCATTTGCTAACTCTTTGCTGAAGCTGAGAAAGAATCAAGGGGAATTATCCAACCTGCTGGAGAAGCTACAGGATTTATTGGGCAACTATCATCTGGATCGGCAAATTAAGGAAACCTTGAGTGCAACTCATCAAAAAGCTAACGAATGTTACCAGATGATGAGCGATCGCCAAAACGAACTAGAACAATTTTCTCAGCGTTCTGCTAACCTTGCCCAGCGACTATATCAAGAAGTTATTGCTACCCGGATGTGTTCCTTTGCGGATGGCGGACAGGGATTTCCGCGAATGGTACGTGACTTAGCTAGACAATTGGGTAAACGGGTGAAACTGGAAATCTTTGGTAAGTCTACTTTGGTAGATCGAGATATTCTAGAACGTCTGGAAGCTCCGTTGACTCATATCCTGCGGAATGCGATCGATCATGGCATTGAAACGCCCCACGAACGTCTAGCAGCCGGAAAGCCAGAAGAAGGAATTATTCGTATTGAAGTTACCCATCGCGCCGGAATGCTGTTTATCAGCGTTGCAGATGATGGGCGGGGAATCGATATCGAGTTTTTGCGCCAAGTTGTCATCAGCAAACAACTGACAAACCCGGAAATGGCAGCCCAACTTACCGAAGTTGAGTTGATGGAATTCCTGTTTTTGCCTGGTTTCTCCACAACCCAAACTGTCACCGAAATTTCGGGTAGAGGTGTGGGTTTGGATATAGCCCATAGCACAGTGCGGGAAGTTGGCGGCACGCTGCGGGCGGTTTCTGTGTTGGGAAGGGGTATGACCTTTCATTTGCAGTTACCGCTAACGTTATCTGTAATTCGTACCCTGTTGGTGGAAATTGCTGGCGAACCCTATGCCTTTGGGCTGACACGCATTGAACAGGTGTTGATATTATCCAAGTCTAAGATTGCTGTATCGGAAAATCGTCCATTTTTCGTCATAAATAATCAACCTGTGGAGTTGATTTTAGCAAGTCAAGTTTTAGAGTTAGCCTCGCCTGCGGTGAATATAGAATCGCTATCAGTGATTGTAATTAGCGATCGCCTCAATCGTTACGGATTAGTTGTAGATCGGTTTCTCGGTGAGTGCAATTTGGTTGTCCGACCCTTAGATCCCCGCCTTGGTAAAGTCCCCAACATTAGCGCCGCCGCCCTGATGGATGATGGTTCTCCAGTCTTGATTGTCGATGTTGAAGATTTAGTCCGTTCCATTGCGAAGGTGTTTTCCAGCGGACAACTTTCTCAGGTAAATCAGTCTGCTCATCAGGCAGTTACCAAAACTTACAAGCGAGTATTAGTAGTAGATGATTCAATAACTGTGCGCGAAATGGAGCGCAAACTTTTGGAAAACAATGGTTACAAAGCTGAAGTTGCAGTTAATGGCATTGATGGTTGGAATGCAATCCGTAGCGGCGATTATGACTTGGTGGTGACAGATATTGATATGCCTCGGATGAACGGCTTTGAACTCACCAGCCAGATAAAAACTCATGCCAAGTTGAAGCAAATACCTGTGATTATCGTTTCTTACAAAGACCGGGAAGAAGACCGACTGCAAGGGTTAGAAGCAGGTGCAGACTACTACTTAACTAAGAGCAGCTTTCATGATGACACTCTGTTAAAGGCGGTGATTGATTTAATTGGAGAGGCATAA
- a CDS encoding response regulator yields the protein MRIAIANDMFMAVEALRRIVVKIPDYKLAWVAYDGAEAVSKCAADTPDLILMDVLMPSMDGVEATRHIMSQSPCAIVMVTASVNRYAAKVFEAMDYGALDAINTPILGDDGLLNKITAIARLIGKSSHR from the coding sequence GTGAGAATTGCGATCGCTAACGATATGTTCATGGCTGTAGAGGCACTACGGCGTATTGTGGTAAAAATACCAGATTACAAGCTGGCGTGGGTTGCTTACGATGGTGCGGAAGCTGTGAGCAAATGTGCGGCTGATACTCCCGATCTGATTTTGATGGATGTACTAATGCCCAGTATGGATGGAGTAGAAGCGACACGGCATATCATGAGCCAATCTCCCTGCGCCATTGTGATGGTGACAGCTAGCGTTAATCGCTATGCAGCCAAGGTTTTTGAAGCAATGGATTATGGAGCCTTGGATGCCATCAATACGCCAATTTTAGGTGATGATGGACTACTAAATAAAATTACCGCGATCGCCCGCTTAATTGGCAAATCTTCACATCGGTGA
- a CDS encoding chemotaxis protein CheB, which yields MIGASTGGPQALTTILSQFPQDFPAAVIVVQHIDAQFVQSFAAWLNEQIPLPVQLAIAGASPQPGKILVAGTNHHLVMRPDLTLGYDKEPLNFSYRPSVDVFFRSVAKNWTGKGVGALLTGMGGDGAQGLKLLREAGWHTIAQDRKTCVVYGMPKVAVELKAAVEVLPVEAIASACISFTAKHLIK from the coding sequence GTGATCGGGGCTTCCACTGGTGGCCCCCAAGCATTGACAACTATTCTCTCCCAATTTCCCCAAGACTTTCCTGCGGCTGTAATAGTTGTTCAGCATATAGATGCCCAATTTGTTCAAAGTTTTGCCGCCTGGTTGAATGAGCAAATTCCTTTGCCTGTGCAACTAGCGATCGCAGGCGCTTCACCACAGCCTGGTAAAATTCTTGTTGCTGGCACAAATCATCATTTGGTGATGCGTCCCGACCTCACCCTTGGCTATGACAAAGAACCACTAAATTTTTCCTATCGTCCATCAGTCGATGTTTTCTTCAGAAGTGTGGCTAAAAATTGGACTGGAAAGGGGGTTGGGGCGTTGCTGACGGGGATGGGTGGAGATGGCGCTCAAGGCTTAAAACTATTGCGCGAAGCAGGTTGGCATACTATTGCTCAAGACCGCAAAACTTGCGTTGTTTATGGTATGCCGAAAGTAGCAGTGGAATTAAAAGCTGCGGTGGAGGTTTTGCCAGTTGAGGCGATCGCATCAGCCTGTATCAGTTTTACGGCAAAACACTTAATAAAATAG
- a CDS encoding ATP-binding protein, translating into MNPQETALLQISQKTEKLSPKWSEPQTPQAMPFILDTKISTVRLLLIDDQVIISEAFRRMVATETDISLHYTSNPAKAIQDAIAIEPTVIFLDMIMPDIDGLMLLRWFRSHPVTRDIPIVMLSSKEEAKLKADAFTEGANDYLIKLPDAVELIARIRYHSKAYNNLKALTTATATAQLQAQQLKNTLEELQTTQVQLIQTEKMSSLGRMVAGLAHEINNPVNFIHGNFNHLNNHVNCLLNLIELYQKKHPESHFALQDEFGDFNLDFIVDDLPKILSSMRIGTDRIRDIVLSLRNFSRLDQSEKKAVNIHEGIESTLLLLNHRLHPKIEIIKRYGNLPPVQCYPAQLNQVFMNILSNGIDALLELDNQIQKQIVIKTEVTELETVIIIFRDNGNGINAEIQSKIFDPFFTTKPINKGTGLGLAISHQIIQKHQGNIQLKSEFGYGTEFAIEIPIALAVNHKSDT; encoded by the coding sequence ATGAACCCGCAAGAAACAGCACTCTTACAAATATCTCAAAAGACAGAAAAATTATCACCAAAGTGGAGTGAACCACAAACCCCACAAGCTATGCCATTTATTCTGGATACCAAAATATCCACAGTCAGACTTTTGCTAATTGACGATCAGGTAATTATCAGCGAAGCCTTCCGTCGGATGGTTGCGACAGAAACAGATATTTCCCTTCATTACACAAGCAATCCAGCTAAAGCTATTCAAGATGCGATCGCCATAGAACCAACGGTAATCTTCTTGGATATGATTATGCCAGATATCGATGGATTAATGTTACTGCGTTGGTTTCGCTCTCATCCAGTAACTCGTGATATTCCGATCGTCATGCTATCCAGTAAAGAAGAAGCAAAGCTCAAAGCCGATGCCTTTACTGAGGGTGCAAATGACTACCTAATTAAGTTACCCGATGCAGTTGAGTTAATTGCCCGTATCCGTTATCATTCTAAAGCATACAATAACCTCAAAGCACTTACTACTGCAACTGCTACTGCCCAACTTCAAGCACAACAGTTAAAAAATACCTTAGAGGAATTGCAAACTACCCAAGTTCAATTGATCCAGACCGAGAAAATGTCTAGCTTGGGTCGGATGGTAGCAGGTTTAGCTCATGAAATCAATAATCCTGTCAATTTTATTCATGGCAATTTTAACCACTTAAATAACCATGTTAACTGTCTTTTAAATTTAATTGAACTATATCAAAAAAAACATCCTGAATCACATTTTGCATTGCAAGATGAGTTTGGTGATTTTAATCTTGATTTTATCGTAGATGATTTGCCAAAAATTCTTTCATCCATGAGGATAGGAACCGATCGGATTCGTGACATCGTATTGTCCCTAAGAAACTTCTCTCGACTCGATCAGTCAGAGAAAAAAGCTGTTAATATTCATGAAGGTATTGAAAGTACTTTATTACTTTTAAATCATCGGCTACACCCAAAAATTGAAATTATTAAAAGATATGGAAATCTCCCACCAGTTCAATGTTATCCAGCACAACTAAACCAAGTATTCATGAATATTCTTAGTAATGGCATTGATGCTTTACTAGAGCTAGATAATCAGATCCAAAAACAAATTGTGATTAAAACTGAAGTAACTGAATTAGAAACAGTGATAATTATATTCAGAGATAACGGTAATGGAATCAATGCGGAGATTCAAAGCAAGATATTTGATCCTTTTTTTACAACTAAACCTATCAACAAAGGAACGGGATTAGGTTTAGCAATTAGCCATCAAATTATTCAGAAACATCAGGGAAATATTCAGCTAAAGTCTGAATTTGGCTATGGAACGGAATTTGCAATTGAAATTCCAATAGCATTAGCTGTTAATCATAAAAGCGACACTTAA
- a CDS encoding NIL domain-containing protein, producing the protein MAIPNKQVKFNTDILDNRRTQTRIQVRIPKDLHEEPVISRLVSHYGITVIIADAQVSANVPQYSCFDLELRGTVSQIESALTYLDELDLEVLHQSSPEEDGW; encoded by the coding sequence ATGGCAATTCCAAATAAACAAGTAAAATTTAATACTGATATTTTAGATAATAGACGCACCCAAACTCGCATCCAGGTTCGCATTCCTAAAGACCTGCATGAGGAACCAGTCATTTCACGACTAGTTTCTCACTATGGCATCACAGTCATTATTGCTGATGCTCAGGTAAGCGCAAACGTGCCACAATATAGCTGCTTCGATCTGGAACTGCGAGGTACTGTTTCCCAAATTGAAAGCGCCCTAACTTACCTGGATGAACTGGATTTAGAAGTTTTGCACCAATCCAGCCCTGAAGAAGATGGTTGGTAA
- a CDS encoding response regulator transcription factor — translation MDRSATSATAMKEPSMKDHKRLLLIDDDPNLILLVKDYLEFRGYEVITAENGREALEILEQDVPDMIICDVMMPEMDGYTFVEQVRQNERTSWIPVLFLSAKGQSADRVKGLNKGADVYMVKPFEPEELVAQVESSLKQTIRWKEHQAKGGENGSRIQVPFDVQLTPTELKVVQFVARGLANREIAEELNVSQRTVESHVSNMLGKTNLHNRTELARWAIENQMA, via the coding sequence ATGGACCGAAGCGCGACAAGTGCCACTGCTATGAAAGAGCCCAGCATGAAAGATCACAAACGACTTCTATTGATTGATGATGACCCTAACCTCATCTTGCTGGTGAAGGATTACTTAGAATTCCGGGGATACGAAGTCATCACCGCCGAAAATGGACGTGAAGCTCTGGAAATTTTAGAGCAAGATGTTCCAGACATGATCATCTGCGATGTGATGATGCCGGAAATGGACGGATATACTTTTGTGGAACAAGTCCGGCAAAACGAACGCACCAGCTGGATTCCGGTTCTTTTCCTTTCAGCTAAGGGACAAAGTGCAGACCGAGTTAAGGGTCTGAATAAAGGTGCTGATGTTTATATGGTCAAACCCTTTGAACCAGAAGAACTCGTAGCGCAAGTTGAATCCTCGCTGAAACAAACTATCCGTTGGAAAGAACACCAAGCTAAAGGAGGCGAAAACGGTTCCCGTATCCAGGTTCCCTTCGATGTGCAATTAACCCCAACCGAACTGAAAGTAGTCCAGTTTGTTGCTAGGGGTTTAGCTAACCGTGAAATTGCTGAAGAACTAAATGTTAGTCAGCGCACGGTTGAAAGCCATGTGTCCAATATGTTGGGCAAAACCAATCTCCACAACCGCACTGAATTAGCGCGGTGGGCGATTGAAAATCAAATGGCCTAA
- the groES gene encoding co-chaperone GroES, which produces MAALSLSVSTVKPLSDRVFVKVNASEEKTAGGLYLPDTAKEKPQVGEVVALGPGKRNEDGSRQELEIKVGDKVLYSKYAGTDIKLGTEEYVLLSEKDILAVVI; this is translated from the coding sequence ATGGCAGCTTTATCTCTAAGCGTTTCTACAGTTAAACCTCTAAGCGATCGCGTTTTCGTAAAAGTGAACGCCTCTGAGGAAAAGACCGCAGGCGGTCTGTATTTGCCCGACACAGCCAAGGAAAAGCCCCAGGTTGGGGAAGTAGTCGCCCTTGGCCCTGGCAAGCGTAATGAAGACGGTAGCCGTCAGGAATTGGAAATTAAAGTCGGCGATAAGGTGTTGTACTCCAAGTACGCTGGCACTGACATCAAGCTCGGCACAGAAGAATATGTACTGCTTTCTGAAAAAGATATTTTAGCAGTTGTTATCTAG